AATTGCGGggcttaaaaaaaatattaagctgAATTTGGTGATCAGGTCCTGTTGTAGTTGAGGACGCCGGTGATGACGGTGACCGTGATGGCGTCCCCGGGCAGGAGGACGTCCTTCACCAGGTAGTGGTCGTCCAACACGTGGCCGTTCATGAGGAGGTAaaggttctcagtgtaaacctcctCCCAGAAGTACTGGGTGAGGTGGTCCTTCAGCTCCCACACGGTGAGGGagtccctcaccagcacctcctgCAGGCGCCCCTCCGGCAGTATCTCCAAGTGCAGTCTCCTGTATCGCGCCATTTTGTCCTACGCCAAgattgttgatacttttaatttattatttttagagTTTGTAATTAAAGTTTGACAAGAAATTCACAAAGTTAGATGAAAATCTGGTGAATGAATCCAGGAAAATGAAGACTGGTGAATAAAGCCAGGTGAATGAAGTCTGGTGAATGAAACCAGATGAATGAAGTCTGATGAATGCTTTGCTGACCTGTCCCCCCAGCCGGAGCGTGGGCCGGACAGCACCAGACTTGTCCCTGAGGCGATTTGGGTGACTTGAGGAACGACTTCTATGCAAAGTAGGAAAGAACTTTGCTTCCCTAAACACCCATCTAACATGGAACCTAAAAAGGGTAGGCCTATCAGCCGTAAAAGAGGCATACACAGGGAGCCATTAGAAGACCTCACGTGATCCCAGTCCTGGCAGGAGCACTGTACTCTCTCCAGCATCGGCGATGTTCTCCCGGATATGGTGTAGAGGACTGTATGTGGAGTGTAAGCTggcgtatgtgtagtgcatgctgGCGTATGTGGAGTAGGGTACCGAGCTAGCAGTACGGTGTCGGTACAGAGCATCCACTGTTCGGAACTTCACTAGCATAAAACGCCTCTAGCATGGAACATCCCAGCAGGAAGCACCCCCAGCATGGAACATCCCAGCAGGAAGCACCCCCCAGCATGGAACATCCCAGCTGGAAGCACCCCCAGCATGGAACATCCCAGCAGGAAGCACCCACAGCATGGAACATCCCAGCAGGAAGCACCCCCAGCATGGAACATCCCAGCAGGAAGCACCCCCCAGCATGGAACATCCCAGCAGGAAGCACCCCCAGCATGGAACATCCCAGCAGGAAGCACCCCCAGCATGGAACATCCCAGCAGGAAGCACCCCCAGCATGGAACATCCCAGCAGGAAGCACCCCCAGCATGGAACATCCCAGCAGGAAGCACCCCCCAGCATGGAACATCCCAGCAGGAAGCACCCCCCAGCATTTGCCAGTAAGCTgggaaaggtgcaaaggcatgctacaaaatagcTTCGGGAACTGAAAaagaagagttacgaggagaggccaAACGCGTTAAACataccaaagctagaagatagaagaacacGATGTGAtacgatcaccacatacaaaatagtaacaggaattgaccaaattgacaaagaggaattcctgaaaccaggaaCTTCAGGAAAAAGAGGACGCAGATTCAAGCTTTGGAAACAATGGTGCCGAAAAAATTAaaatagaaagttttcttttgcaaacagagcggtagacggttagaacaagttaagagaaagtggtggaggcccaACAGTAGATTTAGAGCCTTATATGACAAAGAgctctgggaagacgggacaccacgagtgtagcctaTGGTGTCACAGGCTACGTAATTACCCAGTTAccctcctgtaactacacttagctaATTACATCATACCActaacatacacacaaacacacattagGCCTATATCgcatactctcacacacacacacacacacacacacacacacacacacacacacacacacacacacacacacatggagataTGATGGAtctagtcatacggaaatgccaggaggccgaagagagatttataccaaaagtaaaggaaaaacgtaagagggaatataataagccatggtttaatagacagtgtcaggcagCAAAAATagccagcaggagggagtggaggaagtacagaagacaaaggacagaggacaaaagaatcagatgcaacagagctaggaacgattaaatTAACATACGAAGAACATCGGAAAgaaactatgagaacgatattgcgatcaaagcgaaaaagcaacctaaattactacacagccatataagaaggaaaatgtcggtgaacgaccaagtgacaagactaaagaaaacagggggcatatacagaaagtgacaaggaaatctgcgaggcactgaatgccagtttccatagagtgttcacaaccgagcctgagcagctcccagtgTTAGATGAGATTgctctagatgaaagactatcagatatagaggtgacagcagaggaggtaatgaaacagttgacaacactggatgcaactaaagcggttggaccagacaaagtatcaccgtgcatACTAAAAAAGGCAGCGCAGCCCCTCAGCgttcctctggcaaggatctttaatgaatcacttatgtcgggagaattgccctattgctggaagagggcaaatgttgtaccgatttttaagaaaggcgatagggaggaggcacttaattatagacctgtatcactgacaagcatcccctgtaaaatacttgagaaaataattaggctacgactggttgcacacctggagaacgttaggtttgtgaacaaacatcaacatgggttttgGAAAGACAAAAACGAAATGTTCACtcggaataataacagaacgaggggacatggatggaagctggaaactcagatgagtcacagaaatgttaggaagctttcttttagcgtgagtgtagtggaaaaatggaatgcacttatggagcaggttgtggaagcaaattctattcataatgtcAAAACTAGGTACCTTACCTTGGAGTTACCTTGGAgttgttccggggcttagcgtccctgcggcccagtcatcgaccaggcctccttatggcctccaggtatgatagggaaataggaccagtacacacacacacacacacaaatagtacacacacactagtgtaacATCTATACACGCAAGAGGTTAATTGCGGGGGCTAAAAAAAAAGATTCAGCTGAATTTGGTAGTGGGTGATCAGGTCCTGTTGTAGTTGAGGACGCCGGTGATGACGGTGACCGCGATGGCGTCCCCGGGCAGCAGGACGTCCCTCACCAGGTAGTGGTCGTCCAACACCTGGCCGTTCATAAGGAGGTAAAGGTCCTCAGGGTAGACCTCCTCCCAGAAGTACTGGGTGAGGAGGTCCTACAGCTCCCACACGGTGAGGGagtccctcaccagcacctcctgCAAGCGACCCTCCGGCAGTATCTCCAAGTGCAGTCTCCTGTAACGCGCCATTTTCTCCTCCAAGCTTGGTGAATTATTTTTAGTGTTTGTAATTAAAGTTTGACAAGAAATTCACAAATCAGATGAAAATCTGGCGAATGAAGCCAGCTGAGTGAAGTCTGGTGGATATGGCCAGGTGAATGAAGTCTGATGAATGAAGCCAGGTGAATGTTGTCTGATGAATGCTTTGCTGGCCTGTCCCCCCAGCCGGAGCGTGGGCCGGACAGCACCAGACTTGTCCCTGAGGCGATTTGGGTGACTTGAGGAACGACTTCTATGCAAAGTAGGAAAGAACTTTGCTTCCCTAAACACCCATCTAACATGGAACCTAAAAAGGGTAGGCCTATCAGCCGTAAAAGAGGCATACACAGGGAGCCATTAGAAGACCTCACGTGATCCCAGTCCTGGCAGGAGCACTGTACTCTCTCCAGCATCGGCGATGTTCTCCCGGATATGGTGTAGAGGACTGTATGTGGAGTGTAAGCTGGCGTATGTGGAGTGCATGCTGGCGTATGTGGAGTAGGGTGCACAGCAGCGTATGTGTGGAGTACAGGGGAGTATGTGCGTGTACCGAGCTAACAGTACGGAGCATCCACTGTACGGAACTTCACCAGCATAGAACGCCTCTAGCAATGGACATCACAACAGGAAGCACCCGCAGCATCGAACATCCCAGCAGGATGCCCCCCCCCCAGCATGGAACATCACCAACACGGAACATTTCAAGAAGGAAACATGTCTACCATTAGATTACCCACTGCATGGAACACTTCAGCATGAAACACCCCAACATGGAACACCCCAGCATATAGAACACCCCGGTATATAGAACGCCCCGGCAAATAAAACACCCCGGCATATAGAACACCCCAACATGGAACACCTCGGCATATAGAACACCCCGGCATATAGAACACCCCGGCATATAGAACACCCCGGCATATAGAACACCCCAGCATATGGAACACCCCTGCATATAGAACACCCCAACATGGAACACCCCGGCATATAGAACACCCCGGCATATAGAACACCCCGGCATATAGAACACCCCAGCATATGGAACACCCCGGCATATAGAACACCCCCAACATGGAACACCCCGGCATATAGAACACCCCGGCATATAGAACACCCCGACATATAGAACACCCCGGCATATAGAACACCCCAGCATATGGAACACCCCGGCATATAGAACACACACCCCCCAGACTGAAACGCCACAAAATAAAACACTCCACCATAGAACACCACAACCCGGCCCCCTCTCCACTGCCCATCTGGCATCAAATAACCACATATAAAGGAGTGACTAAAGGGCCCCCATATCACACAGGTATCTTGTAATCAATTAGTGATGCAGAACAGGGGGCCACTATGCAAAATTCAAGCCGCGTCCTCTCCACCTGATAAGGGCAATAATTATATCATGCAGGGGGTTTATAATGCTGCAATTGATGCTGACTGCTTAATTTGATTTGTACTTTAAAGCAAGGGAACTGATGTTAGCTATTACGGCTAAGTGACCAGCAGACGTACAGGTTAAGAATGCAATTTCAAGATTGAGTTTAGAAATGCCGTATAAACACATTCAGCGGTCATTATAGAAACAATGAGGTGTAAATCAGTGATGAGTATGATAACTCTCCATCAGTATGTTTCTTGGagtcttcttttggtaattactaaACTCATCAGTATATTTATTATACTGAGAAGAAAATGATCGTATTGCAATGAAGTCTGAATATGAAGAGTGCGGCAAGAGTTCGTCGCAGTTAAGAACGATGCAAGTGGCAACATTTCAGGAGTCAGTATAGGGCGGGTCATGTAATATGTTACAGTCAGCTGAAGTACAAACACTGTTGTTAATAACATTGTGGGCAAGCTTTTTGAGAATGAGGCTCTCGTTGACCCTCCTACACacggcgtgagagagagagagagagagagagagagagagagagagagagagagagagagagagagagagagagagagagagagagagagagagagagagagagaaagagagaaagagagagagagagactgactggAGCACTGACCGACCCTTTCACACAGGTTCCATGGGAGCACACAAGCTGTGGTATCACAGAGTCAGGTCTAATCATTCTATGtttcagtggtggtgggtgtgtggactTTGActgacagtggtgggtgtgtgggccttgactgacagtggtggtgggtgtgtaggcTTTGGACGTCAACGGTATTAGGCGTCGAATAATTTGGTCGTAGAAATCGTTGGGCACGCATCGTTGATGTTATTAAGTGTGGGCATCAGTGGGGGTGGGCATCAGTGGGGGTGGGCATCAGTGGGCCGTGGGCGGCGCTGTTCGAAGTGGTGTGTGGTGTCGGCGAGGCGAAGTCAAGACTGGGCCAATAGGTAGTCACGGATCCTAGGCGTCGTTGAGTACGAATCCGTGGTATTGGTGGGCGTGAGCTGTGGGCGTGAGGAGTGGGCGTCGGTGGGCGTGAGGTGTGGGCGTCGGTGGGCAGGAGTATCACTCGTGGGCGTGGGTGGGTGCAGGCTAATAGTGAGGCACCTGCCTGGCAGACAGGTGACTATAGCTTCTCCTTCGGCGTGCGTTCACGACAGACGCAgagagccgtgtgtgtgtgtgtgtgtgtgtgtgtgtgtgtgtgtgtgtgtgtgtgtgtgtgtgtgtgtgtgtgtgtgtgtgtgtgtgtgtgtgtgtgatctagcTCCTGGCCCCCACCACGCGCCCATCTCCTTCCTCTAATCACTTCTATAGGCTGAATTATCGTCCAACATTTTGTTCCTCACAGAAATTTGAGCCTATATGATAGGCACATTAGCAGAGGCACGGCCATGTGGAGGAAAGTACAGTGCTACACAAGTGGCTCTCGTGCGGCCCtccccaacacccgcaacacagccctccccaacacccgcaacacagccctccccaacacccgcaacacagccctccccaacacccgcaacacagccctccccaacacccgcaacacagCCCTCCCCAACACCCGCAGCACAGCCCtccccaacacccgcaacacagccctccccaacacccgcaacacagccctccccaacacccgcaacacagccctccccaacacccgcaacacagccctccccaacacccgcaacacagccctccccaacacccgcaacacagCCCTCCCCAACACCCGCAGCACAGCCCtccccaacacccgcaacacagCCCTCCCCAACACCCGCAACTCAGCCCTCTCCAACACCCGCAACTCAGCCCTCCCCAACACCCGCAGCACAGCCCtccccaacacccgcaacacagCCCTCCCCAACACCCGCAGCAAAATAAGAGCCTGGCTGTCGGATATCCATCAAGGAGAGGCAAAAACCACTTTAATGGAGGCAGGAACATGATTAATTGCTCCTCCTGAGCTGATCCTTCCCCGGAAGTGGGCGCCTTAATTATCTTATCGGCTTCCCTGGCCTCATCGtcagcctctcccctcccccctccccaccctatCCCTCCTACACCCTATCCCACCCTCTCCCTATCCCAGCAGAACTCCATTACAGCAGATTGGTGAaggaaaggaccttggagtcaaaatccaagTCATTCCTTACCCATCTGATACTCTTTCCCCACACAATCCCTCTTACACCCTTTCCCACCTGCGTCCTGTCCTAGCCTATCCCAGTATGGAATACACCCATTCCTTACCTCTATCTTACACTTCCTAACCTCAAACTACCCTCCCTCATACTGCACGTCCTATCCAGCCACTTCAACTGAACACAATCTTCACGCAGCTTGGGAGGtcaaaggatagatgagagagagcTGGTGGATTGGTGGATCCACTCTGCTAAATAAAAGGGGAGCTTCTGGGATAGTTCCAGATGTCAACGAGGAGTAGCATTGTGAAAATTTCGGTGTATTATGCGAGGCTGTGAAGTAGCCTGTGTACAGTGAATGGTGAGCAGTGACAAATCATTGTAGTGGGTGGAGTTTATGTGTGTGATACAGTGATATTAAGTTTACCTGCTGGTGAACACAGAAATGATTAATGAAACCAAATTAAATTACATTGTTGCAGTGATTATTGGTGTCAAGGGAATGACAACGAAGATAAACTGTAATCCAGTGAATTTGCGGTGCCAATAAAGAGACAGAGGTCCGATAATTTATAGTCCCtctcacataataataataataataataatttttatttaggtaaaggtacatacataaagagattttacaaagtttgttggctttatagatagagctagtacatacaatgcctaaagccactattacgcaaagcgtttcgggcatgacagGAGGTAATCAACGGACGATCTTACGGTCAAGTACGGAACTTAATATTTAACTATGGTGACGAACGGTGTTCTGATGCGATACGAAGTCAGTGATGAGACAGTGAACACTACGAAGAGTCAATGAAAAGCCAGTGAAGAGACATGTGTTAGGGAACGAGGTCCAGATGATTGGAAGAGCCGACAGGAGCGACAATGTTTACTGGTGAGCAGCGATGTCAATGTCACCACATATTTTAACATAGGTAACATCTGCTACCTTACAGCACATCGCAGGCAAATTAGGGAGTAATAAAAATGAAGTTGAACTAGATGCGTAACCTCCATCTCTGTCGCTAAGACTCTATTGCTCCAAAAAATTTAGATCTGATAGGAGAGGAATTGCAGACGTTCATAGGACTAAAAGTCCTAACATAAAAAACTGTTTGTTTAGATTAGATAATTATGTATTTGGGCAGCACCAAACGtctaccagactgtgcgacacagtggttgccaggatcaggttgggttactgttacctgtggcaggtggctaccgttacatgtggtaggtggctactgttacctgcggtaggtggctaccgttacatgtggtaggtggctaccgttacctgtggcaggtggctaccgttacctgtgacaggtggctaccgttcctgtggcaggtggctatcgttacctgtggcaggtagctactgttacatgtggcaggtggctaccgttacctgtggcaggtggctaccgttacatgtggcaggtggcttaccgattgcgttgaaattttgacacaacgttgcatttgaaaaagcacttgtttttatatacctactatatacatgcctcacctgtgacaggaaaaaacatgcattttttgaaaAAGAGTGGTGCCATctattggacgtaagagcaacacacgctgtaatctccgaaagttcttcatcaattgctttgaaattttgacaggacattccattcgaatacgagcatgtttttatatacctaaaacgtagatgccacacctgtgacaggtaaaaacatgtcttttttaagaaacaaacatgtaaaaacatgcttttttccgGGGTATTTgaacccccatatatatatatatatatatatatatatatatatatatatatatatatatatatatatatatatatatatatatatatatatatatatatatatatatatatataagtcatcAGTGGGTATAGGAGCCTGTGCTTCTCTCGACGACGTCACAACCAGGAGGAAGAGACCTGACCTCGACGAGGTCACCAGCAGAGGGGAGAAGTCATGACCAACGGAGGATGTACAGGTGTCGTTGTACAGCTTCTTGAAGACAAATTGCCTCGGGGTCAGAGGGGTGTAAAGTAAGTTTCATTTGAAGATTCAATCGTCTTTAAATAAGCTTGATAAGTGAATGTATGTTATATGAATGTTGAGTCGGGCGGTAATCCCCAACATTTTTCCTCTCACTCTTGCTCTGCTGTTGGGCTGCAATGTGAAGCTGCGGCGATTCCTCTCACTCTTGCTCTGCTGTTGGGCTGCAATGTGAAGCTGCGGCGATTCCTCTCACTCTTGCTCTGCTGTTGGGCTGCAATGTGAAGCTGCGGCGATTCCTCTCACTCTTGCTCTGCTGTTGGGCTGCAATGTGAAGCTGCGGCGATTCCTCTCACTCTTGCTCTGCTGTTGGGCTGCAATGTGAAGCTGCGACGATTCCTCTCACTCTTGCTCTGCTGTTGGGCTGCAATGTGAAGCTGCGACGATTCCTCTCACTCTTGCTCTGCTGTTGGGCTGCAATGTGAAGCTGCGACGATTCCTCTCACTCTTGCTCTGCTGTTGGGCTGCAATGTGAAGCTGCGACGATTCCTCTCACTCTTGCTCTGCTGTTGGGCTGCAATGTGAAGCTGCGGCGATTCCTCTCACTCTTGCTCTGCTGTTGGGCTGCAATGTGAAGCTGCGGCGATTCCTCTCACTCTTGCTCTGCTGTTGGGCTGCAATGTGAAGCTGCGgcgattcttttttttttatgtttgtgTTGATACAATGTTGCGGAGTTGTGGCTTGAGGCGCGAGGAGGGTTGGCTTGTGTTACGTCTGAGGTCGTTAGTGGGGTGtgtttcatttattatgcaccccatacccatcctgtgggcggtggtggaggcaTATAGTGGGATCAGGAACTGAACACCACTGTTCATTTAGGTAAATAAGTAACTAGTTAAGCTAGTTTGTGGAGAGCGACTTATGTTGAGGGAGTTCCTATACTCACTCACCGAGACTTGAGCGCCAGAATTCATAAAGTAATTATGTGTCCACTGACGAAACATGTCCATCTTTTCTCTATCATGGCGGCTTAATCTTTATTAAACTGTTTACGAACTTCGAAAAATTGCAATtaagtgttgttattgttttgaACAACCTCGTTACGCCTGGGAGTCTTAAACTGTTTCATGAATGACACCTAACCTGCCCTGATTCTGAAAGGTGTACAGGAGAGTGCTTGCAGGTGCACACCTTCCTGGTGAGGAAGATGTGCAGGTGAGTGATTGGTGTACACACTTCTtaacaagttaggttacgttcggACAGTTTAATACATCATTTTATTGACGTTGGGAACGACGTAGAGGACAGGCTGCGGTGTCAGAGTGGGCTCTCTTGTGGTCCACAATCACCACTCTCCCAGCACCACTCTTCACAATCACATCACACCACATGATATCACTCCACCATCAACCCAATCCCCACCTTATCACTCTCCCCAATCACCCCtgccccaccatcacccctccccccacccccatagcCCCTCCTCAACCccagacctcaccaccaccaccaccaaaacaatcCTGGTGCCGTCAAAGGCCAGAACAAAACCAAACGAGCAAATGGCACAGCTGCCGGCGGCCAGGGGATCTGTTTGATAATCAAATCCGTACACGGGACCGGCTCTGAGGCCGCCGGCCGCTCGCTACAACCTACGGAAAAATGTGTCTGTGGTGTTTGACTACGTCCGTAAAAAAAGGGAGAAAAGCTTTCAGCGCTGTTATATAATGGTACTTGAACACGACTACATGCAAAAATAAGATTTTTATTTTAAAGATTTTGTTTTACTTATTGATTTGGTTTATGCGTGAAGCCTTTTTTTCGTGAATTATAAATAAAGAATGAAGATGGAGCGCTAAAGTAGTAAAGATGGAGCACCAGAGTACTAGTACTCACTAGCACTCGCCAGGGTGCACACAGACATCAGATTATcgagatgtatcaatgagaaaatcagtatagCAGCCACGAGgagggggattcgaacctgcattacTTAGTACTCGCGAGCACCGTGTATTTAGGAGGATACCCAAGtgtacaggttcgaatcctcctgttCATGGCTCAGACCTGATTTACTCATCAGAGCGCTGaggctcccccccacacacacacttgttgatGATAACTGCGATGAGCACCTAAGTGCCAGTAGGCACCCCGCCATCACTCTCAACAAGCCCTCGCCCTCAGCAATAATATTGCAAGTAAAGGTACTAAAGTGTTGATAATAAAATCAATAAAAGGACCAATATATAACCCAGCGGTCGGAGCCTCCGACAAATAAACGGCCAGTCgggatttttttttgttattcttTTTCGATTTCTCCCTTTATTTATGGTTTTATTAAGCGGGGGCGGCTATTTTTATTGCTGCCGGCGGTATGGTGTTGCGGCCTGTGTTGAACGGGTAATGCTTGCTCTCCTGGTGTATAGGATTGTTGACGGTGGAATGTGGTATTTCCTTTGGTTAATGTGTGGTACGTGTTGGGTAGCCTGCTGTGTCTgggtctctctgtctttctctctctctttgtctctctgtctgtctctctctctctttgtctctctctctgtctgtctgtctctctctctctctctctctctctctctctctctctctctctctctctctctctctctctctctctctctctctctctctctctctctctctctctctctctcctcgatatcctccctcaccccccaatATTCCAACTCtcttccttctccccctctcctctaTCCTTCcatcactcccccactctccctttGTATCTCAGTTTTTAATATAATTAAGCAATGAAATAGCTTAATATGTCTACGGACCGCACAACCAGTATTTCAGACATCATGATAATCGAAGGAGTGGGGGATGCGTTAGATGCCGATATATCTGCAAGTGAGGCACTAGGGCCGACTCCAACTAGCCTATGATACTCCCATACCCCACATACGTCATGTGTCAAAGTGGGGTGAGGCTTGCCACAAGTGCATGATCTCCATCCTCGGACAGACAGACATTTAATTTGATACACACAGATTACTTCAGTTGATATGTGGTGCTCGAATTCAAATTTTAAAAACTTTATTTGCACCAGTAGAAACGTATTCATTTATAATTGGCTTTATTTATTGAAAGTAATTAATAGTAATAACCTAACACTGatcattataattataaattaaaCACTGAATAATAAAAAGGTTTCAGCACCCATTATCACATGATACAGAATGATTGAAATAAATTGAAATTAAGACAATATTTTACCCTATGGATGAATTAAAATAGACGGGGGTACATAACATATTAATACTACTCACTTTAAGGAAGAAAATCAGTAAGATACATTCACATTCTACGAGGAAATCCTTAGAGCAGGAGTGTGGGGGTCGAACCCACGTCCTGCACCTCTAGGATATACAGACACCACCGCCTCCACAGCAGCTTCATGAGCCCATTGCATGCAGGAAGTtctctactaccactactactactactactactactaatactaccactactactactaccactactactactaatactaccactactactactactactaatactactactaatactaccactactactactaccactactactactaatactactaatactaccactactactactactactactactactactaatactactaatactaccactactactactactactactactaccactactactactactactactactactactactactactactactactaatactactaatactaccactactactactactactactactactactactactactaatactactaatactactactaatactaccaCTAATACTACTGCTAATACTACCGCTCATAATACTATTATTGATACAACCTAAATTTATAGCAAACAATTAATAGCAAAAACAATTACCTAATAATCGAagtttatacatatatatgaatgttcAAAAACATTCCATTAAAGCCATATCTACATATATTGAACTGTGTGAAGAAGCATCCAAACACATgccagatcaaacacaaacacgttcagggtgtcagcaaggcgggcaGTCCGCCCCCCTTATCATAACTCACACTGTATTCCACATTCTACAGCTTTTCCTTAACAGTACCTCTCCATCAtctttactgcccccccccccccacacttcaaCAGACGGGTCGGTGCTAAACAACATGCCTGGCCTCCGTCCTCGCCACAACAACCTCTATGGCCGCCTCATGCATGCAATTGGCTACCGCTTTCATTTTCCCCACTTAGCG
The sequence above is a segment of the Procambarus clarkii isolate CNS0578487 chromosome 44, FALCON_Pclarkii_2.0, whole genome shotgun sequence genome. Coding sequences within it:
- the LOC138350117 gene encoding small proline-rich protein 3-like; the protein is MWRKVQCYTSGSRAALPNTRNTALPNTRNTALPNTRNTALPNTRNTALPNTRNTALPNTRSTALPNTRNTALPNTRNTALPNTRNTALPNTRNTALPNTRNTALPNTRNTALPNTRSTALPNTRNTALPNTRNSALSNTRNSALPNTRSTALPNTRNTALPNTRSKIRAWLSDIHQGEAKTTLMEAGT